A genomic region of Colletotrichum destructivum chromosome 1, complete sequence contains the following coding sequences:
- a CDS encoding Putative small GTP-binding protein, with product MLSILRKARLKDKEMRILMLGLDNAGKTTIVKKIMGEDVNTVSPTLGFIIKTIDYDGYKLNIWDVGGQKTLRSYWRNYFEKTDALIWVVDATDRLRIEDCREELHGLLQEERLSGASLLVFANKTDVNGCMGEQEILQGLQLEAIRTHHWHVLRCSAMTGTNLKEGLAWVVDDAKKRLFLY from the exons ATGTTGTCCATTCTCAGAAAAGCGCGtctcaaggacaaggagatgCGCATCCTCATGCT AGGTCTTGACAATGCTGGGAAGACGACGATAGTCAAGAAGATCATGGGTGAAGACGTCAACACAGTGAGCCCAACTCTGGGCTTTATCATCAAGACCATCGACTACGACGG ATACAAGCTAAACATAT GGGACGTCGGAGGCCAGAAGACGCTGCGCTCATATTGGCGCAACTACTTCGAGAAGACGGATGCGCTGATCTGGGTTGTCGACGCCACAGATCGATTGAGAATCGAAGATTGTAGAGAAGAGTTGCATGGTCTCCTCCAAGAAGAG CGGCTATCTGGTGCGAGTCTGCTTGTCTTTGCCAACAAGACGGACGTGAACGGATGCATGGGCGAGCAGGAGATACTACAG GGGCTGCAGTTGGAGGCGATTAGGACGCATCACTGGCATGTCTTACGATGCAGTGCCATGACGGGCACCAACCTCAAGGAAGGGCTAGCTTGGGTTGTGGACGATGCCAAGAAAAGGCTCTTTTTGTACTGA